From one Catenuloplanes nepalensis genomic stretch:
- a CDS encoding AAA family ATPase — MRPLELTFSGLRSYISRQHINFRGQSLVGITGETGAGKSSIFIAINFALFGACTFEAPTPKVLIADGGDGTLAVELVFEARGKEWKVSRRLSKKSANSHHRLEALDGSETRLGRDVTNTRIQQLIGLDQKTFVRSVLLRQGKFEQLLHASPAERAHMLKGLLGLDILDTIGRQARDRRDALAPHLHKLRERKAALLDDPRAAAAQAATQIGQADEQIEQLGAAQEQLAGIHARCVDAENERMRLLELIGKLASILDTDAPEQLKRLAELGDAVAVMDGALVGELTPLRQRRDGLLAQLGDRRPGGPLADVPATAATALGQLGELVEREADASSRFDTETAEMRAAESSVSGAREEAEKLATLRKDTEQDRKNAADREGDLERQLDAWRAGLRDVRELTARVTQLAQQLRDRQSDHVAAAEKLEQQRAAVEEAHQAVTSAEEAIEGQKRLNAAAYAAAGLQPGDACLICDHELPDGFVPPHAPGLHDAEQALKKARAHAKRKADLTTAALSKERETYTVAEQKAAQLTDTSEQARSALTVLTQQLGAIDLDRHDDHNLAPHIEALTAAREQTAAKAAYLEEIRNSAAKAAAIVEAIDKDIAGRTAQLKKIQIQVVALRKRITTLTQQIPAEYRPERPTTELVTRLRDQATADRLRLGEQWSTLTQLSTEIEALETRRDQLIEKRADQVTTPAKQSQQRMLDVSTGYAALAALLHTPPATQLDLTADLTAQAQWAADIKDLARGALDAGRARAGDVSSLLERLAIEAAAITSNAPTGGKPLHAAYDDAVGRRAIATKTHDTALTQIPVMDDMVRRIESTQPHLDGLTALVELLGNGKFGAAVVQERQQTLLGAATAIIRGMTLGRFAFGPDFQIFDAHTGSLRDVKTLSGGETFQASLALALAVVEQASSSGGKAESLFLDEGFGSLDQTALTYALDALSTQVAAGRLVVVISHMLAVAQHVPALLRVSNAAAGSTVRWATDTELLELADEAGAGPLHT, encoded by the coding sequence ATGAGACCGCTTGAACTCACCTTCTCCGGGCTGCGGTCCTACATCAGCCGGCAGCACATCAACTTCCGCGGCCAGAGCCTTGTCGGGATCACCGGCGAGACCGGTGCCGGCAAATCCTCGATCTTCATCGCCATCAACTTCGCCCTGTTCGGGGCCTGCACCTTCGAAGCGCCGACCCCGAAGGTGCTCATTGCCGACGGTGGCGACGGCACGCTCGCCGTGGAACTCGTCTTCGAAGCACGCGGCAAAGAGTGGAAGGTCAGCCGACGACTGTCAAAGAAGTCGGCCAACTCCCACCACCGGCTGGAAGCACTCGACGGCTCGGAGACGCGGCTCGGCCGTGACGTCACCAACACCCGCATCCAGCAGCTCATCGGGCTCGACCAGAAGACTTTCGTCCGCTCGGTGCTCCTGCGGCAGGGAAAGTTCGAACAGCTACTGCACGCTTCACCTGCTGAACGGGCGCACATGCTCAAAGGCCTGCTCGGCCTCGACATCCTCGACACCATCGGCCGGCAGGCCCGCGACCGCCGTGACGCGCTCGCCCCCCATCTGCACAAACTCCGTGAGCGCAAAGCCGCTCTGCTCGACGACCCGCGCGCCGCCGCGGCCCAGGCGGCCACCCAGATCGGGCAGGCCGACGAGCAGATCGAACAGCTCGGGGCGGCGCAAGAGCAGCTCGCAGGCATCCATGCGCGGTGCGTCGACGCCGAGAATGAACGCATGCGGCTGCTGGAGCTGATCGGCAAGCTCGCATCGATCCTGGACACCGACGCACCCGAGCAGCTCAAGAGGCTCGCCGAACTCGGTGACGCCGTCGCCGTGATGGACGGTGCCCTTGTCGGCGAGCTGACCCCCCTGCGTCAGCGCCGCGACGGTCTCCTTGCGCAGCTCGGGGACCGCAGGCCAGGCGGCCCGCTCGCAGATGTGCCCGCCACCGCCGCTACGGCGCTCGGGCAACTCGGCGAACTGGTCGAGCGCGAGGCCGACGCCAGCTCCCGCTTCGACACCGAGACCGCCGAGATGCGAGCAGCGGAGTCCAGTGTATCCGGCGCACGGGAGGAAGCCGAAAAGCTTGCCACGCTGCGCAAGGACACGGAGCAGGACCGGAAGAACGCCGCGGACCGCGAAGGCGACCTTGAGAGACAGCTTGATGCGTGGCGTGCCGGCCTGCGCGATGTCCGCGAACTGACGGCCCGCGTCACGCAGCTCGCCCAGCAACTGCGTGACCGGCAGTCCGACCACGTGGCCGCGGCGGAGAAGCTGGAGCAGCAACGCGCAGCCGTGGAGGAAGCCCATCAGGCGGTAACGTCGGCGGAGGAAGCCATCGAGGGGCAGAAGCGCCTGAACGCCGCCGCATACGCCGCCGCCGGCCTGCAGCCGGGCGACGCGTGCCTGATCTGCGACCACGAGCTGCCCGACGGCTTCGTGCCTCCGCACGCGCCGGGCCTGCACGACGCCGAACAAGCCTTGAAGAAGGCCCGAGCCCACGCCAAGCGCAAAGCCGACCTGACCACGGCGGCGCTCAGTAAGGAACGGGAGACCTACACGGTCGCCGAGCAGAAAGCCGCCCAGCTCACAGACACGTCCGAACAGGCGCGCAGCGCCCTCACCGTCCTTACGCAGCAGCTCGGCGCGATCGACCTCGACCGGCACGACGATCACAACCTCGCACCACATATCGAGGCCCTCACGGCCGCCCGCGAGCAGACCGCGGCCAAGGCCGCGTACCTCGAGGAGATCCGCAACAGCGCCGCGAAAGCCGCCGCGATCGTCGAGGCCATCGACAAGGACATTGCCGGTCGTACCGCCCAGCTGAAGAAGATCCAAATCCAGGTGGTGGCGCTGCGCAAGAGGATCACGACCCTCACGCAGCAGATCCCGGCTGAATACCGGCCGGAACGGCCCACCACGGAACTGGTAACCCGCCTGCGGGACCAAGCGACCGCCGACCGGCTACGTCTGGGCGAGCAATGGAGCACACTCACGCAGCTCAGCACCGAGATCGAGGCGCTGGAGACGCGACGTGACCAGCTGATCGAGAAACGCGCCGATCAGGTCACGACACCGGCGAAGCAGAGCCAGCAGCGCATGCTGGACGTCTCCACGGGCTACGCCGCGCTCGCGGCGTTGCTGCACACGCCGCCCGCCACCCAGCTCGATCTCACCGCCGACCTCACCGCCCAAGCCCAATGGGCGGCCGACATCAAGGACCTCGCTCGGGGTGCGCTCGACGCCGGCCGGGCCCGGGCCGGGGATGTCAGCTCGCTGCTCGAACGGCTCGCCATCGAAGCAGCCGCCATCACCAGCAACGCACCGACCGGTGGCAAGCCCCTCCACGCCGCGTACGACGACGCCGTCGGCAGGCGGGCCATCGCAACGAAGACACACGACACGGCACTCACCCAGATCCCCGTGATGGATGACATGGTGCGCCGCATCGAGTCCACCCAGCCGCACCTTGACGGACTCACCGCACTGGTCGAACTGCTCGGCAACGGAAAATTCGGTGCCGCCGTTGTCCAGGAGCGACAGCAGACTCTGCTCGGGGCCGCCACGGCGATCATTCGCGGCATGACCCTCGGCCGGTTCGCCTTCGGCCCCGATTTCCAGATTTTCGACGCCCACACCGGCAGCCTGCGCGACGTGAAGACCCTCTCTGGCGGCGAGACGTTCCAGGCGAGCCTCGCGCTCGCCCTCGCGGTGGTCGAACAAGCCAGCAGCAGCGGCGGGAAAGCCGAATCCCTCTTCCTGGACGAAGGCTTCGGCAGCCTCGACCAGACCGCCCTCACCTATGCCCTGGATGCCTTGTCCACCCAAGTCGCCGCAGGTCGCCTCGTCGTCGTGATCAGCCACATGCTCGCCGTGGCCCAGCACGTTCCAGCGCTGCTACGCGTCTCCAACGCGGCCGCAGGAAGCACCGTGCGCTGGGCCACCGACACCGAACTGCTCGAACTCGCCGACGAAGCCGGCGCCGGGCCGCTACACACCTGA
- a CDS encoding DUF4238 domain-containing protein yields the protein MANIADEWPIPGDPNHFVGARHHTVPRFYLEYWADADGHIDVVEKPGGRRYRTVPKTASAETDFYTYIDLDGNPAGHMEQVLGVIEADASAAIGRITHPTFGQFPPPPDDMYAIATFIAFQKVRGRRRRREIETHADFYIKVQYSGLSRDAIKAMLEEQFGQVSPDQIAEMEDLVANLDEYEFVPDPNDHIRMMGELAQAIFPRLMRRHWYLSVFDEPVLITCDEPVIVYKSNPSPLRGYGMLDADEVWFPLNPSMLLILALEPQSVPARFTAPISTAETVNAHSTHSAYQNIFLYPGQPDIDAERLVDTPLFEVTAPADVILPDGANKPLKNRKTARRRKPDRK from the coding sequence ATGGCGAACATCGCTGATGAGTGGCCTATCCCGGGTGACCCGAACCACTTCGTGGGCGCAAGGCACCACACTGTGCCTCGCTTCTACCTCGAATATTGGGCAGACGCCGACGGGCACATCGACGTTGTCGAAAAGCCGGGAGGTCGCCGATATAGAACTGTCCCCAAGACGGCCAGCGCCGAGACCGACTTCTACACCTACATCGATCTCGACGGCAACCCGGCTGGCCACATGGAGCAAGTGCTGGGGGTCATCGAAGCCGACGCCTCCGCCGCGATTGGCAGGATCACGCACCCGACCTTCGGCCAGTTCCCACCGCCACCGGACGACATGTACGCGATCGCCACCTTCATCGCCTTCCAAAAGGTGCGGGGCAGGCGCCGACGCCGAGAAATCGAAACCCATGCCGACTTCTATATTAAGGTCCAGTATTCGGGACTTAGCAGAGACGCCATCAAGGCCATGCTCGAAGAGCAATTCGGGCAAGTAAGCCCGGATCAGATTGCCGAGATGGAAGACCTCGTCGCGAACCTGGACGAATATGAGTTCGTTCCGGACCCGAACGACCATATCCGCATGATGGGCGAACTGGCGCAGGCCATCTTCCCGCGCCTCATGCGCCGGCACTGGTATCTCAGTGTTTTCGACGAGCCGGTCCTCATCACCTGTGATGAACCGGTAATAGTTTACAAGAGCAACCCCAGTCCGCTTCGAGGCTACGGGATGCTTGACGCGGACGAGGTCTGGTTCCCGCTCAACCCGTCCATGCTGCTTATCCTGGCCTTGGAGCCGCAGTCGGTTCCAGCGCGATTCACGGCCCCGATTTCAACTGCGGAAACAGTGAACGCGCACTCGACCCACAGTGCATACCAAAACATCTTCCTCTACCCAGGACAGCCGGATATCGATGCCGAGCGCCTTGTCGACACACCACTCTTTGAGGTGACCGCCCCGGCAGATGTGATACTGCCCGATGGGGCCAACAAGCCGCTCAAGAATCGGAAGACCGCGCGGCGGCGCAAGCCGGATCGTAAGTAG
- a CDS encoding IS4 family transposase, producing MADSAMVSAGVVRQPADQREALRSAVIAGPAGFGVLDERVTGRLWPVLAEPELIERAQAEAGHVDGRRRVLTGAVTAMIVLGLCLFRRESVDVVTARVTAPIPRVRVEGTPSGPAVSKARARVPAAVWQRLFAAAAADMPPAGTESYAFGLLATAIDGTVFDLADTAAMRERFTTPAGGRFPQARMVALVTCGNRWIQAARIGSSGVSEQVLADSLISELRPGTINLADRGFFSMDRWVRASTTGAHLVWRVKNGARSLPARLDKTLPDASARVMLHESDQMLARRRKTCGDKSLPRLQPVLTRLVEFTVTSRDRSGRPIKTSRYRVLTTLLDHHRYPADQIAALYAERWQIELTYARLKVTLREPGTRLRGQAPELAYQELWALLTVYNALVRLAVTTATDLNIDPDAISFTAVLALTRNLLAADRGPCVNCGHHDPHPATALVAAIASQPLTRHHRQRSGPRTPAQRETERTRNVTYEITINPPELPTTTKTAKV from the coding sequence GTGGCCGATTCTGCCATGGTGTCCGCCGGCGTGGTGCGACAGCCCGCTGATCAGCGGGAGGCGTTGCGGTCGGCGGTGATCGCCGGCCCGGCCGGGTTCGGCGTGCTGGACGAGCGGGTGACCGGCCGGTTGTGGCCGGTCCTGGCGGAGCCGGAACTGATCGAGCGGGCACAGGCCGAGGCCGGGCATGTCGATGGCCGCCGGCGGGTGCTGACCGGCGCGGTCACCGCGATGATCGTGCTCGGATTGTGCCTGTTCCGCCGGGAAAGCGTCGATGTGGTGACCGCCCGGGTTACCGCACCGATCCCGCGGGTCCGGGTAGAGGGCACCCCGAGCGGGCCGGCGGTGTCCAAGGCTCGCGCCCGGGTGCCGGCCGCGGTGTGGCAACGACTGTTCGCCGCCGCCGCAGCCGATATGCCGCCGGCGGGAACCGAGTCGTACGCGTTCGGTCTGCTGGCGACCGCGATCGACGGCACCGTGTTCGACCTGGCCGACACGGCCGCGATGCGCGAGCGGTTCACCACCCCGGCCGGAGGCCGGTTCCCGCAGGCCCGGATGGTCGCTCTGGTGACCTGCGGCAACCGATGGATCCAAGCGGCCCGGATCGGCTCGTCCGGTGTCAGCGAACAGGTCCTGGCCGACTCGCTGATCAGCGAGCTGCGGCCGGGCACGATCAACCTGGCCGATCGCGGGTTCTTCTCGATGGACCGCTGGGTCCGCGCGTCCACGACCGGAGCGCACCTGGTGTGGCGGGTCAAGAACGGCGCCCGGAGCCTGCCCGCCCGCCTGGACAAGACACTGCCCGACGCCTCCGCCCGGGTGATGCTGCACGAGTCCGACCAGATGCTCGCCCGGCGCCGCAAAACCTGCGGCGACAAGAGCCTGCCCCGGCTGCAACCAGTACTCACCCGGCTGGTCGAGTTCACCGTGACCAGCCGCGACCGCAGCGGCCGACCGATCAAGACCAGCCGGTATCGGGTGTTGACCACCCTGCTCGACCACCACCGCTACCCCGCCGATCAGATCGCCGCACTGTATGCCGAACGCTGGCAGATCGAACTGACCTACGCACGATTGAAGGTCACGCTCCGCGAGCCCGGCACCCGCCTGCGCGGGCAGGCCCCAGAACTGGCCTACCAGGAACTCTGGGCCCTGCTCACGGTCTACAACGCCCTCGTACGCCTCGCCGTTACCACCGCAACCGATCTGAACATCGACCCAGACGCGATCAGCTTCACCGCCGTACTCGCCCTGACCCGCAACCTGCTCGCCGCCGACCGCGGCCCCTGCGTCAACTGCGGACACCACGATCCCCACCCGGCCACCGCACTGGTCGCCGCTATCGCCAGCCAGCCCCTCACACGCCACCACCGACAACGCAGCGGACCACGAACACCCGCTCAACGTGAAACAGAACGTACCCGCAACGTCACGTACGAGATAACCATCAACCCGCCAGAACTACCCACAACCACCAAAACGGCCAAAGTTTAG
- a CDS encoding IS1380 family transposase, which yields MQTTATRPKIMVTGGGRGVVGHAGTRLLTDLADATGLTSAFSDALAGLRQRQRGHDPGRIAVDLAVMLADGGKAIADLAVLRDQQGLFGPVASDPTAWRLLSRLDEPALAVLRAARAQAREVAWAQHAEARGDLPQPAVAGRQVDGLVLDIDATIVACHSEKESATRTWKKTFGFHPLLCFLDNTGEALAGLLREGRAGSNTTADHITVLDQALAQIPDAVRHGTPLLLRSDAAGSTHGFLAHIRSLREQHHDIRFSVGAAITAPVREAILAATDWVPAIDTDGDLRDHAEVCEITGLLDTTGWPDGTRFIVRRERPHPGAQLSLFDTIEGWRHQMVATDTPPGNGSIQHLEARHRAHARVEDRIRTGKNTGFGRFPSRHFAINQAWLELALTGIDLLAWTRTLLLDGDLATAEPKKLRYRLLHVAARLTRTARRTRLAIAADWPWTDALTSAFSRLAALPRPTG from the coding sequence GTGCAGACTACCGCAACACGTCCGAAGATCATGGTGACCGGCGGCGGGCGGGGCGTGGTCGGTCACGCCGGCACCCGGCTGCTCACCGACCTGGCCGACGCGACCGGTCTGACCAGCGCGTTCAGTGATGCCCTCGCCGGGCTGCGGCAGCGGCAGCGCGGGCATGACCCGGGCCGGATAGCCGTCGACCTCGCGGTGATGCTCGCCGACGGCGGGAAGGCCATCGCGGACCTGGCGGTGCTGCGGGACCAGCAGGGGCTGTTCGGGCCGGTCGCGTCCGACCCGACCGCGTGGCGGCTGCTGTCCCGACTCGACGAGCCGGCCCTGGCCGTGCTCCGGGCCGCCCGCGCCCAGGCCCGCGAGGTCGCCTGGGCCCAGCACGCCGAGGCCCGCGGTGACCTGCCCCAACCGGCGGTCGCCGGCCGGCAGGTCGACGGGTTGGTCCTCGACATCGACGCGACCATCGTGGCCTGTCACTCGGAGAAGGAGTCGGCGACCCGGACCTGGAAGAAGACGTTCGGGTTCCATCCGCTGCTGTGTTTCCTGGACAACACCGGTGAAGCCCTCGCCGGTCTGCTGCGGGAGGGCCGGGCCGGGTCGAACACGACCGCCGATCACATCACCGTCCTGGACCAGGCCCTCGCCCAGATCCCCGACGCCGTCCGGCATGGGACCCCGCTCCTGCTGCGCTCGGACGCGGCCGGGTCCACGCACGGCTTCCTGGCCCACATCCGGTCGCTGCGGGAGCAGCACCACGACATCCGGTTCAGCGTCGGCGCCGCGATCACCGCACCCGTCCGGGAAGCGATCCTGGCCGCGACCGACTGGGTCCCGGCCATCGACACCGACGGTGACCTGCGCGACCACGCCGAGGTCTGCGAGATCACCGGCCTGCTCGACACCACCGGCTGGCCGGACGGCACCCGCTTCATCGTCCGCCGGGAACGACCACACCCCGGCGCCCAACTGTCCCTGTTCGACACCATCGAAGGCTGGCGGCATCAGATGGTCGCCACCGATACCCCACCCGGCAACGGCAGCATCCAGCACCTGGAAGCCCGCCACCGCGCCCACGCCCGGGTCGAGGACCGCATCCGGACCGGGAAGAACACCGGCTTCGGCCGATTCCCGTCCCGCCATTTTGCGATCAACCAGGCCTGGCTCGAACTCGCCCTGACCGGCATCGACCTCCTCGCCTGGACCCGCACCCTCCTCCTCGACGGCGACCTCGCCACCGCCGAACCCAAGAAACTGCGCTACCGGCTGCTACACGTCGCCGCCCGACTCACCCGCACCGCCCGCCGGACCCGCCTCGCCATCGCCGCCGACTGGCCCTGGACCGACGCCCTGACCAGCGCATTCAGCCGCCTCGCCGCACTACCCCGACCCACCGGCTGA
- a CDS encoding IS630 family transposase encodes MAARRHVHVDTVRYWRGRYADEGLPGLTDRKRSGRPARFTPGQVAEVKALACQLPAETGVPLSRWSCPDLACEAVARGLVPAISASTIRRILAADTLKPWQYQSWIFIRDPDFAVKATRVLGLYARTYQGIELDPDEYVISSDEKTSIQARCRCHPTLAPGVARMMRVNHEYDRGGALAYLAAYDVHQATVFSHCAAKTGIVPFMTLAEKVMTQEPYASAKRVFWVVDNGSSHRGQAAIDRLAERFPNAVMIHTPTHASWLNQIEIYFSIVARKVVTPNDFTSLDQVEDRLTAFEQRYNQTARPFRWKFTPADLEDLMARIERHEQKEQNPQQPPGCDNQPAASAPAA; translated from the coding sequence ATCGCCGCCCGCAGGCACGTGCACGTCGACACCGTGCGCTATTGGCGCGGCCGGTATGCCGACGAGGGCCTGCCCGGACTGACCGACCGCAAACGTTCCGGCCGGCCCGCCCGGTTCACTCCCGGGCAAGTCGCCGAGGTCAAAGCCCTGGCCTGCCAACTGCCGGCCGAGACCGGGGTGCCGCTGTCACGGTGGAGTTGCCCGGACCTGGCCTGCGAGGCCGTGGCCCGGGGCCTCGTGCCGGCGATCTCCGCGTCCACGATCCGGCGGATCCTGGCCGCCGACACGCTCAAGCCATGGCAGTACCAGTCCTGGATCTTCATCCGCGACCCCGACTTCGCCGTCAAGGCCACCCGCGTTCTCGGCCTCTACGCCCGCACCTACCAGGGCATCGAGCTCGACCCGGACGAGTACGTGATCTCCAGCGACGAGAAGACCAGCATCCAGGCCCGCTGCCGCTGCCACCCGACCTTGGCACCGGGTGTCGCCCGGATGATGCGGGTCAACCACGAATACGACCGCGGCGGTGCCCTGGCCTACTTGGCCGCCTATGACGTCCACCAGGCCACAGTGTTCTCGCACTGCGCGGCCAAGACCGGGATCGTGCCGTTCATGACCCTGGCCGAAAAGGTCATGACCCAAGAGCCCTACGCGTCGGCGAAGCGGGTGTTCTGGGTGGTCGACAACGGCTCTTCGCACCGCGGCCAGGCCGCGATCGACCGCCTCGCGGAACGGTTCCCGAACGCCGTCATGATCCACACCCCGACCCACGCCTCGTGGCTGAACCAAATCGAGATCTATTTCTCGATCGTCGCGCGCAAGGTCGTCACACCCAACGACTTCACCAGCCTTGACCAGGTCGAAGACCGACTCACCGCCTTCGAGCAGCGCTACAACCAGACCGCCCGGCCCTTCAGATGGAAGTTCACCCCGGCCGACCTCGAGGACCTCATGGCCCGGATCGAGCGACACGAACAGAAAGAGCAGAACCCCCAACAACCTCCCGGCTGCGACAACCAGCCTGCCGCATCGGCCCCGGCCGCATAA
- a CDS encoding Wadjet anti-phage system protein JetD domain-containing protein, translated as MTPAATLAASLQARLLAHATDTGRTRASLTTLLTMQATIEAHAATRPGARQRLSSAVDELVHQGTVETPRSRHLWNDSALPYLPRWVVIVADIPGKVPPIDMGTTTWVPTISRWVGTWLRTCKPPTALRAVLQEINSWLLEHLGEQLATLAREERSLSIFNDEKTLARIEPSSIFAPGRLQPQDLAYERPISPLRAARLAASGDLLIVENQATFDSAWRALRQAPGPLAAIAFGNGWEAAQAEPVIALADHLQLRAAPERIIYAGDLDIDGLDIPQTLAANLYALGFPEPQPLHTAYHAMLDPSRDRTGRPNAPAPEELALQAVTWLQDNQRDRAHHLLVSGQRVAQEVLDRTWWMTAEL; from the coding sequence ATGACCCCGGCAGCCACGCTCGCCGCCTCACTGCAGGCACGGCTACTGGCCCACGCCACGGACACGGGCCGAACCCGCGCCTCGCTCACCACCCTGCTGACCATGCAAGCCACGATCGAAGCGCACGCCGCCACCCGACCCGGCGCCCGCCAACGACTCAGCAGCGCCGTTGATGAACTCGTCCATCAGGGAACCGTGGAGACACCCCGTTCACGGCATTTGTGGAACGATTCCGCCCTGCCCTATCTGCCGCGATGGGTTGTCATCGTCGCCGACATCCCCGGCAAAGTCCCGCCGATCGACATGGGTACGACCACCTGGGTGCCCACTATTTCGCGATGGGTCGGCACGTGGCTGCGAACGTGCAAGCCACCGACCGCCCTACGCGCCGTGCTCCAGGAGATCAACAGTTGGCTGCTGGAGCACCTCGGCGAGCAGCTCGCCACGCTTGCCCGGGAAGAACGCTCACTCAGCATCTTCAATGACGAGAAGACCCTCGCTCGCATCGAGCCGAGCAGCATCTTCGCCCCCGGGCGCCTGCAGCCGCAGGACCTCGCCTACGAACGTCCCATCTCCCCGCTGCGAGCAGCCCGCCTCGCCGCCAGCGGCGATCTGCTCATCGTCGAAAACCAGGCCACCTTCGACTCCGCCTGGCGCGCGCTACGTCAAGCACCCGGCCCTCTCGCCGCAATAGCCTTCGGCAACGGATGGGAGGCAGCCCAAGCCGAACCAGTCATCGCCCTGGCCGACCATCTCCAGCTTCGTGCAGCGCCCGAGCGCATCATCTACGCCGGCGACCTGGACATCGACGGCCTCGACATACCGCAAACGCTAGCCGCCAACCTCTACGCGCTCGGATTCCCCGAACCTCAACCGCTTCATACCGCCTACCACGCCATGCTCGATCCCTCCCGCGATCGAACAGGCCGGCCCAATGCCCCTGCCCCCGAAGAGCTCGCACTTCAGGCAGTCACGTGGCTCCAGGACAATCAACGCGACCGGGCACACCACCTACTCGTCAGCGGACAGCGTGTCGCCCAAGAAGTTTTGGACCGGACCTGGTGGATGACGGCCGAGCTGTAG